A genomic window from Chitinophaga pollutisoli includes:
- a CDS encoding carboxy terminal-processing peptidase, translated as MKHTLRLRALLVAAALLGAGGAATASHTEDSIVAYRNTTVGQVMRRITQEHYQLKPIDDAFSASVWKKFLTQQDGGKLNFMQADIDQLRRWEKGLDDELRAPSTQFFHKANDLLIVRMKESVEIFNRLLARPLDFSRTATYIEKPEGYFATQREREQAWERFLKRHVLQNMAELQAANPGLTKPDSEKKARAKVLAWLQTAYGNLLGVTAPEQRFVAFMNVVVMEIDPHTNFYAPADSKERDARMTQRYFGVGLELTSEDGEIRVKRLLAGGAADRSGLLRENDQILGVSPNGGAVVKVSGLSVTDVSRLVRGDSGTVLTLLVKRLGKEEEVKLTRQEIKDQSNAAKSAFIEKDGRTYGYIRLPEFYRDFSRPDGAQCAFDVAREIEKLKKENISGIMIDLRGNGGGSLEQVQHMAGLFVASGPVAQGRFRDRVQKFDITPWTSVMYDGPLTVLVDEGSASASEMFSGAMQDYGRAVVIGSVSTYGKGTMQETRPMGKMGNRQLGTPSISYGSVAITLGKFYRITGVTTQLQGVSPDVVVPGKTEFTKQREQHFPTALQPDTIAPLYFAQWKGAGALPGAIAAAARRVEADTAFAALRTSVNWLVAHGNDARPLRYEDFMKTENEKLRQERIADQAAKLPANALLNVRLPDAGAATYASETARREEWKNDLRADRYLSHAADVLKDLAR; from the coding sequence ATGAAACATACGCTCCGCCTCAGGGCGCTTTTAGTTGCGGCGGCGCTGCTCGGCGCCGGAGGTGCCGCCACCGCCAGCCACACCGAAGATAGCATTGTCGCCTACAGGAATACGACGGTAGGTCAGGTGATGCGCCGGATCACGCAGGAACATTACCAACTCAAACCGATAGACGACGCTTTCTCCGCCTCGGTCTGGAAGAAATTCCTGACCCAGCAGGATGGCGGCAAACTCAATTTCATGCAGGCGGACATCGATCAGCTGCGCCGCTGGGAAAAAGGCCTCGACGACGAGCTGAGAGCCCCGTCCACCCAGTTCTTCCACAAAGCCAACGATCTGCTTATTGTCCGCATGAAGGAGTCCGTGGAGATCTTCAACCGTTTGCTGGCCAGGCCGCTGGATTTCAGCCGTACAGCAACTTACATCGAAAAGCCCGAAGGATATTTCGCCACACAACGCGAGCGCGAACAGGCCTGGGAGCGCTTCCTCAAGCGCCACGTTTTGCAAAACATGGCCGAATTGCAGGCGGCGAACCCGGGGCTGACGAAGCCCGATTCGGAGAAGAAAGCCCGCGCCAAGGTGTTGGCGTGGCTGCAGACGGCCTACGGAAACCTGCTGGGGGTTACCGCGCCGGAGCAGCGTTTCGTTGCGTTTATGAACGTGGTGGTGATGGAAATCGACCCGCATACCAATTTTTACGCGCCGGCCGACAGCAAAGAACGCGACGCCCGCATGACGCAGCGTTATTTCGGCGTGGGGCTGGAATTAACTTCGGAAGACGGGGAGATCCGGGTGAAGCGGCTCCTGGCCGGCGGCGCGGCGGATCGCAGCGGCCTGCTGCGGGAAAACGACCAGATCCTGGGCGTGAGCCCCAATGGCGGCGCTGTGGTGAAGGTGAGCGGGTTGTCAGTGACCGATGTTTCGCGCCTGGTGCGCGGCGATTCGGGGACCGTGCTCACTTTGCTGGTGAAACGTTTGGGGAAGGAAGAAGAAGTGAAGCTCACCCGCCAGGAGATCAAGGATCAGTCCAATGCCGCCAAAAGCGCGTTTATTGAGAAAGACGGCCGGACTTACGGCTACATCCGGCTCCCGGAATTCTACCGCGATTTCAGCCGGCCCGACGGAGCGCAGTGCGCCTTCGACGTGGCGAGGGAAATAGAAAAACTCAAGAAGGAAAATATCAGCGGCATCATGATCGACTTGCGCGGGAACGGCGGCGGGTCGCTGGAGCAGGTCCAGCATATGGCGGGATTGTTTGTGGCGTCGGGGCCCGTGGCGCAGGGGCGCTTCAGGGATCGTGTGCAGAAATTCGACATCACGCCCTGGACCTCGGTGATGTACGACGGTCCGCTCACCGTATTGGTGGATGAAGGCAGCGCTTCCGCTTCGGAGATGTTTTCAGGCGCCATGCAGGATTACGGGCGTGCGGTGGTGATCGGCAGCGTATCCACCTATGGCAAGGGTACGATGCAGGAAACCCGGCCGATGGGTAAGATGGGTAATAGGCAGTTGGGTACACCCAGTATCAGTTACGGGTCCGTGGCCATCACCCTGGGTAAATTTTACCGGATTACGGGCGTGACCACGCAGTTGCAGGGTGTTTCACCGGATGTGGTGGTGCCCGGGAAGACCGAATTCACGAAACAGCGGGAGCAACATTTCCCCACGGCGTTGCAGCCGGACACGATTGCGCCCCTGTACTTCGCGCAATGGAAAGGAGCGGGAGCCTTGCCGGGAGCGATTGCGGCGGCGGCCCGCCGGGTGGAGGCGGATACGGCTTTTGCCGCGTTGCGCACATCCGTGAACTGGTTGGTGGCCCACGGCAACGACGCGAGGCCCCTCCGGTACGAGGATTTCATGAAAACGGAAAACGAAAAACTGCGCCAGGAACGGATCGCGGACCAGGCGGCCAAACTGCCGGCAAACGCCCTGCTGAACGTCAGGCTGCCCGATGCCGGCGCCGCCACCTACGCGTCGGAAACCGCCCGCCGGGAAGAATGGAAAAACGACCTCCGGGCCGACCGCTACCTGTCGCACGCCGCCGATGTACTGAAAGATCTTGCCCGATAA
- a CDS encoding YggS family pyridoxal phosphate-dependent enzyme → MNDNILHHLAAINDRIAAACKAVGRNPGEVRLLLATKTVPAARIRLALEAGQTLIAENKVQELKEKFAELEDIPHENHFIGHLQTNKIKDLLKYNVSCLQSLDRLELAEKLHQRLLAENKEMDVLIQVNTSGEDSKFGVPPAEAKVLVQAVAALTTLKVKGLMTIGLFSADTEKVKHCFRLLRHLRDEIAAAKIEGVEMKELSMGMSGDLEAAIAEGATIVRVGTAVFGQRPTPDSYYWNENVG, encoded by the coding sequence ATGAACGACAACATCCTGCATCACCTCGCCGCCATCAATGACCGTATTGCAGCGGCTTGTAAAGCGGTGGGAAGAAACCCCGGCGAGGTGCGCCTCCTGCTGGCGACCAAAACCGTTCCCGCCGCCCGGATTCGGCTGGCGCTGGAAGCCGGGCAAACACTCATCGCGGAAAATAAGGTGCAGGAATTGAAAGAGAAATTTGCGGAGCTGGAGGATATTCCCCACGAAAACCATTTCATCGGCCACCTGCAAACCAATAAAATCAAGGACCTGCTGAAATACAACGTGTCCTGCCTGCAATCCCTCGACCGGCTGGAACTTGCTGAAAAATTGCACCAAAGGCTGTTGGCGGAAAACAAAGAAATGGACGTTCTTATCCAGGTTAATACTTCGGGGGAAGACAGCAAATTCGGTGTCCCTCCCGCTGAAGCGAAAGTGCTGGTGCAGGCCGTTGCCGCGTTAACGACGCTGAAAGTGAAGGGATTGATGACGATCGGGTTGTTCAGTGCCGACACGGAAAAAGTGAAACACTGCTTCCGCCTGCTCCGTCATCTCCGCGACGAAATCGCCGCGGCAAAAATAGAAGGCGTGGAGATGAAGGAACTGTCGATGGGCATGAGCGGCGACCTGGAAGCCGCCATCGCAGAGGGTGCTACCATCGTGCGGGTGGGTACCGCGGTTTTCGGGCAGCGGCCCACGCCCGACAGTTATTATTGGAACGAGAACGTGGGATAA
- a CDS encoding thioredoxin family protein, producing the protein MAKSVFYHAGCPVCVSAEHDIINLVGAENVEVVHLGDQKNRVGEAEALGLKSVPALVTPNGNVLHINFGASIEDLK; encoded by the coding sequence ATGGCAAAATCGGTATTTTATCACGCAGGCTGCCCGGTTTGTGTGAGCGCGGAACACGACATCATCAACCTTGTTGGCGCAGAAAACGTTGAAGTAGTGCACCTCGGTGATCAGAAGAACAGGGTGGGCGAAGCGGAAGCCCTTGGCCTCAAATCCGTTCCCGCCCTTGTAACACCCAACGGAAATGTGCTGCATATCAATTTCGGCGCATCCATCGAGGACCTGAAATAA
- a CDS encoding PLP-dependent aminotransferase family protein gives MLRPWKLEIQLNDKSGKAVYLQIADAIVADIQSGRLKGGTALPGSRAMAHGLGVNRNTIVEALNVLLNEEWLVSRERKGTFVADVLPVIRKSRPVSAFPAPAPAPHYHISFDDGHPDSKIAPIAELARAYRQIFQRKAKWQLMGYGSELGDSGFRHAIVQMLNQKRGMQVNEQQLCITRGSQMAMYLTAQCLLEKDSCVMVENPGYQPAWKAFRHAGARVLPVRVDAEGLVIADVEAHLRSGQPIRALYTTPHHQYPTTVTLSLQRRLELIRLSNQHGFTIIEDDYDNEFHFGYRPVLPLSSYGELKRFVYIGTMSKVVAPALRIGYLASNLPGLMEKVSDLRKIIDVQGDAIMEQAVLQLISDGTIKRHLKKATQYYKSRCETAVALLHKHLRHKATFSPPDGGLAIWIVPVKPPDWRKVSEKLQAQGIRIITPDVYSCGKTINGLRLSYGSVSGEQMEEGLKALAALL, from the coding sequence ATGCTCAGACCCTGGAAGCTGGAAATCCAGCTCAACGATAAGTCCGGCAAAGCCGTGTACCTCCAGATCGCCGATGCGATCGTGGCCGATATTCAATCCGGCAGGCTGAAAGGCGGCACCGCCCTGCCAGGGAGCCGCGCGATGGCGCATGGCCTCGGGGTGAACAGGAACACGATCGTGGAAGCGCTCAACGTGTTGTTGAACGAAGAATGGCTGGTATCGCGCGAGCGGAAAGGCACCTTCGTGGCGGATGTGCTGCCGGTGATCCGGAAGAGCAGGCCGGTTTCGGCTTTCCCTGCGCCCGCGCCCGCACCGCATTACCACATCAGCTTCGATGACGGCCACCCCGACAGCAAGATCGCGCCCATCGCCGAACTGGCGCGCGCCTACCGGCAAATTTTCCAGCGCAAAGCAAAATGGCAACTTATGGGCTACGGCAGTGAGCTGGGCGATTCCGGGTTCCGCCATGCGATTGTGCAGATGCTCAACCAGAAACGCGGCATGCAGGTAAATGAACAGCAGCTTTGCATCACGCGGGGCAGCCAGATGGCCATGTACCTTACGGCTCAATGCCTGCTGGAAAAAGACAGCTGTGTGATGGTGGAAAACCCCGGCTACCAGCCCGCCTGGAAAGCCTTCCGGCATGCCGGCGCCAGGGTGCTGCCCGTGCGCGTAGACGCGGAAGGCCTCGTGATCGCCGACGTGGAAGCGCACCTGCGGTCGGGGCAACCCATCAGAGCCCTGTACACCACGCCCCACCATCAATACCCGACCACCGTTACCCTGAGCCTGCAGAGAAGGCTGGAGCTGATCCGGTTGTCGAACCAGCACGGGTTTACCATCATCGAAGACGATTACGACAACGAATTCCATTTCGGCTACCGGCCCGTGTTGCCGCTGTCGAGTTACGGGGAGTTGAAACGTTTCGTTTACATCGGCACGATGAGCAAAGTGGTGGCCCCGGCGCTACGGATCGGCTATCTCGCCAGCAATTTACCCGGCCTCATGGAGAAAGTGAGTGACCTGCGGAAGATCATCGATGTGCAGGGCGATGCCATCATGGAGCAGGCTGTACTGCAGCTCATCAGCGACGGCACCATCAAACGCCACCTCAAAAAAGCGACGCAATATTATAAATCCCGGTGCGAAACGGCCGTGGCGCTGCTCCACAAGCACCTCCGGCACAAGGCTACCTTCTCCCCGCCCGACGGTGGTCTTGCGATCTGGATCGTACCCGTTAAGCCACCCGACTGGCGGAAAGTATCCGAAAAACTGCAGGCCCAAGGCATTCGGATCATCACACCCGATGTTTACAGCTGCGGCAAAACGATCAACGGGTTGAGGCTGAGTTACGGCTCCGTTTCCGGGGAGCAAATGGAAGAAGGGCTCAAAGCGCTGGCGGCGCTGTTGTAA
- a CDS encoding TolC family protein, which produces MFKRRYFTYILLGATSLTYTACKIPALTGREADKNVPAAFNGTPGASTAPVAWKDFFADADLTSLIDTALQRNQELNIVLQEIEISRNEVRARKGEYLPSVGLRVGAGAEKVGRYTSQGANDANTDIKEGKEMPEPLGDFLVGAFASWEADIWHKLRNAKNAAAARYLATVEGRNFVVTNLIAEIAASYYELLALDKQLEIVDQNIAIQTNALEVVKLQKEATRVTELAVRKFEAEVLRTQSLRFDILQRITETENKINFLAGRYPRPVRRNDQLFGSAAAKIAVGIPADLLANRPDIRQAELNLAAAKLDVKSARAQFYPSLGITAGVGFRAFNPSYLVKTPESLLYSLAGDLAAPLVNRNAIKAAYYNANAKQIQSVYEYERTILNAYVEVVNQLSKIGNLDKRSALQVKQVDALTQSIDISSSLFASARADYMEVLLTQRDALESKFELIETQLQQMQALVGVYRALGGGWK; this is translated from the coding sequence ATGTTTAAACGTCGATATTTTACTTACATCCTGCTCGGCGCCACCAGCCTGACTTACACGGCGTGCAAAATTCCCGCGTTAACGGGCAGGGAGGCGGATAAAAACGTGCCGGCCGCATTCAATGGCACGCCCGGCGCCAGCACGGCTCCCGTGGCCTGGAAGGATTTCTTCGCCGACGCCGACCTGACATCGCTCATCGATACGGCGTTGCAGCGGAACCAGGAACTGAACATCGTGCTGCAGGAAATTGAGATTTCGCGGAATGAAGTGCGCGCCCGGAAAGGCGAATACCTGCCTTCCGTAGGGCTCCGCGTGGGCGCGGGCGCAGAAAAAGTGGGCCGCTATACCAGCCAGGGCGCCAATGATGCCAATACGGACATCAAGGAAGGGAAAGAAATGCCCGAACCCCTGGGCGACTTCCTCGTGGGAGCGTTCGCCAGCTGGGAAGCCGATATCTGGCACAAGCTGCGCAATGCGAAAAACGCCGCCGCCGCGCGGTACCTCGCTACCGTGGAAGGGCGGAACTTCGTGGTGACCAACCTTATCGCCGAAATCGCCGCTTCGTATTATGAACTGCTCGCACTCGACAAGCAACTGGAGATCGTGGATCAGAATATCGCTATCCAGACGAATGCGCTGGAAGTCGTGAAATTGCAGAAGGAAGCCACCCGGGTAACGGAGCTGGCGGTGCGGAAATTTGAAGCGGAAGTGCTGCGGACGCAAAGCCTTCGTTTCGACATCCTGCAGCGCATCACCGAAACCGAAAACAAGATCAATTTCCTGGCGGGCCGTTACCCGCGGCCAGTCCGCCGGAACGATCAGCTATTCGGCAGCGCCGCGGCAAAGATCGCCGTCGGCATCCCGGCAGATCTGCTGGCCAACCGACCCGACATCCGGCAGGCGGAATTGAACCTGGCGGCGGCGAAGCTCGATGTGAAGTCGGCCCGTGCGCAGTTTTATCCCTCGTTGGGGATTACGGCGGGCGTTGGCTTTAGGGCTTTCAATCCATCGTACCTCGTTAAAACACCGGAGTCGCTGCTGTATTCGCTCGCCGGCGACCTGGCGGCGCCGCTCGTGAACCGGAACGCCATTAAAGCGGCCTATTACAACGCGAATGCGAAACAGATCCAGTCGGTGTACGAATACGAGCGCACGATCCTGAACGCCTATGTGGAAGTGGTGAACCAGCTGTCGAAAATCGGTAACCTGGATAAGCGAAGCGCATTGCAGGTGAAACAGGTGGACGCGCTCACCCAGTCTATCGACATCTCCAGCAGCCTCTTCGCCTCCGCCCGCGCGGATTACATGGAAGTGCTCCTGACGCAGCGCGATGCGCTGGAATCGAAATTCGAGCTGATCGAAACCCAATTGCAGCAGATGCAGGCCCTGGTGGGCGTGTATCGCGCGCTGGGCGGCGGTTGGAAATAA